CGACAGGCGAGGTGCTGGCCATGGCGTCGTCGCCCTCCTACGACCCGAACCTGCTGGTCAACCCCGACACCGCGCAGCAAACCTGGGACAGCCTGAGCAACGATCCGCAAAACCCGCTGCTCAACCACGCCAGCCAGGACCAGCTTCCGCCCGGGTCCATCTTCAAAATCGTCACCACCGCCGCCGGTCTGCGCAACGGCTACACCCCCGACTCCCAACTCACCGGCGAAGCACGCATCCCGCTTCCCGGCACCGACGCGTTCGTGCCCAACTACGGCGGCCAGGCCTGCGGCGGCTCTACCGTAACCACGCTGCGCACCGCGTTCGCGCTGTCGTGCAACACCGCCTTCGTGCAGATGGGCATCGACATCGGTGCGGACGCGCTGCGCGACGCGGCGGCGCGTTTCGGCATCGGAGAAGACTACGACCCCGGCCTGCCCACCGCCTCTGGCTCGCTGGGCGATCTGCCAGGGGCCGCGGAGCTGGGCCAGTCCGCGATCGGGCAGCGCGACGTGACCATGACCGCCCTGCAGGCAGCCGTGATGGCGGCGAGCGTCGCCAACGAGGGCAAGCGCATGGCACCCTACGTGGTCGATCGCGTGGTCACACCCGACCTCAACGTGGTCTCGGAGACGCAGCCGCGCCAGGTCGGCGAGGCGCTCACGCCGGAAGAATCCCAGACCATAACCGAGCTGATGTACGCCTCGGAGCGCTCCACCTCCGGCTACGACGGCAACGGGTATGCGTCCAAGACGGGTACCGCGGAGCACGCAGAGGACGCCGCCCCGCACGTCTGGTACGTCGCCTTCGACCCCCAAAACGACGTGGCAGTCGCCGTGGTGGTCAAAAATGGTGGGCAGCTCGGAGCTAGCGCGACCGGCGGCCAGGTGGCCGCCCCGATCGGGCGCGCGGTGCTCGGCGCCGCTGCAGCCAACGGAGAGGGAAACTAATGAACACCGACAACCGCGAAGACCTGCAGCGCCTCATCGGCGACGATTACACGCTGCAGTGGATCATCGGCCACGGTGGCATGTCCACCGTGTGGCTTGCCGACGACAACGTCGCCGACCGCGAAGTGGCCATCAAGGTTCTGCGTCCGGAATTTTCCAACAACGAGGAGTTCCTCACCCGCTTCCGCAACGAGGCCCACGCCGCTGAAGGAATCGACTCTCCCAACGTCGTCGCCACCTTCGATTACCGCGAGGTGGACTCCCCGGCCGGGTACACCATGTGCTTCATCGCCATGGAATACATACGCGGCGAGTCCCTGGCAGACCTCATCGCCCGCGAACACCGGCTCGACGAGGCGCTGGCGCTCGACGTCCTCGAACAGGCCGCCCATGGCCTGGCCGCGATTCATCTCATGGGTCTTGTCCACCGCGACATCAAGCCCGGCAACCTCATGATCACCCAGAACGGCCAAGTCAAGATCACCGACTTCGGTATCGCCAAGGCCGCCGCCGCGGTGCCGTTGACCCGCACCGGCATGGTGGTGGGAACCGCCCAGTACGTCTCGCCGGAACAGGCTCAGGGTCACGCGGTCAGCGCCGCGTCCGACGTGTACTCCCTCGGCGTGGTCGGCTACGAGATGCTCGCGGGCCGGCGCCCCTTTACCGGGGACTCCTCGGTGTCGGTCGCTTTGGCACACGTCTCTGCGGAGCCGCCGGCGCTGTCGACTGCGGTATCCGCCCCGGCGCGCGAGCTGATCGGCATCGCGCTGCGCAAGGATCCGGGCATGCGGTTTAGCGACGGAAACGCGATGCAACTGGCCGTCGCCCAGGTGCGCGATGGCCGTCGCCCGACGCAACCGGTGGGGGTGGCCTCGACGAAGGTGGCGATGGAACCGTCGCCCACCGAGTCCACGCAGATGCTCGCCTCGGTGGCCCAGCCCACCACCGTGCGCCCGGCGGCTGCGCGGGTCGCACCGGTTGCTCCCGTCGCTGCCCCTCCGGCTCCGGTGCGCGAGAAGAAGAAAGGCGGCTTTGGGTTAGGTCTCCTCATCGCCCTTCTGCTCATGCTGCTCGGCGGCGGCGTGGTGTGGGCTTTCGCCAGCGGCGCCTTCGGCGGCTCTTCGCCGACAACCACGCCGGAGCCTCAGCCAACCCCGACGGTGATCACTCAGACCCAGGTGGTCACTCCGACGGTGACGACCACCACGTCTCGCCCCCAGACGAGGCCGCAGCAGCCGCCTAGCTCCGCGCCCGGCACGGTGAGTTTCGTAGAACCCCCGTCGAGCCTGGCTCCGCCGCCGAATACCCCGGCTCCGGCTCCGTCGCCCGTCGTTCCAACAGAGGCTCCTCAGCCCACTGAAGCACCGAACGACCCAGCGAACCCGATTGATGACTTTGTAAACCAGCTTGGCGGAGGTGCCTGAGATAATGCTGATCGGTAACCGTTACCAGCTCGGTTCCACCATTGGAACCGGAGGCATGTCCGACGTCTACGCCGCGACCGATACCGTGCTCGGGCGCGATGTCGCGCTGAAGATGCTCAAGACAGACATGGCGCGCGACGAAAGTTTCCGCGAGCGGTTTCGCCGCGAGGCCCAAAACTCCGCGCGCCTGAACCACCCGAACATCGTGTCGGTCTACGACACCGGTGACGTGGACATCGACGGGCTTGCGGTGCCCTACATCGTGATGGAGCGCGTCCACGGCCGCAACCTGCGCGACATCGTGCGCGAGGACGGCCCTTTGAGCCCACAGCAGGCCGCTGAGCTGCTGATTCCGGTGACCCGTGCGCTGCAGGCCAGCCACGACGCCGGTATCATCCACCGCGATGTCAAGCCCGCGAACATCATGGTCACCAACACCGGCGCGGTCAAGGTCATGGACTTCGGCATCGCTCGTGCGCTTGATGACGCCACCTCAGCGATGACCCAGACCTCCGCGGTGATTGGAACGGCGCAGTACCTCTCCCCGGAGCAGGCGCGTGGGAAACCCGCGGACGGTCGCAGCGACGTCTACGCCCTCGGCTGCGTCATGTACGAAGCGGTCACAGGCCGCCCGCCGTTCGAGGGTGAGACCCCGTTCGCGGTTGCCTACCAGCACGTTCAGGAGGAGCCCGAAGCGCCGAGCACGCTTATCGACGCTCTGGACAACGCCGACGTTTTCGCCGACGCTATGACGGATACCGAGGCTGTCAACGTGGATTCGGTGATCTTGACGGCCATGGCCAAACACCCGGCCGACCGCTACCAGTCCGCAGCGGAGATGGGCGCGGACCTGGAGCGTCTCGGGCGTGGGGCGGTGACCACCGCGGCCCGCAGTTACCTCGCGACGTACGACGAGGACCCGACGGTCGTGGTGGAACCCGCCACGCCCGTTGCCCCGGTTGCTGTCGCTGCGCCTGCCGCCAACCGCTACACCCAGCACCGACGCGCCAACGAGAAACAACCGAACAATTGGATGAAGTGGGTCGCGGCCTTGCTCGGCCTGGTGTTGCTCGCGTCCGCAGGCGTGCTCGCCTACAACTACTTCACCCCCGCTGACACGGATGAGTCCACGACTACCCCGACAATGCTCACGGTGCCCGATGTCACGGGCAAAGTCCGCGAGGAGGCCGTCGCCGAGCTTGAGCGCCTCGGCTTCCAGGTTGCGGTGAACGACGTCCCAAGCCCCGATCGCCCCCGCGGAGAGGTGCTGGGCACCAACCCCGTGGCCGGATCGCAGTTGCAGCCGGGGACGATGGTGACAGTTGCGGTGTCGTCGGGCCGCGAAATCACGGACGTGCCGGATGTCACGGGCATCCGGCCGCAGGAGGCCGCCGAAGTACTGGCAGGTGCGGATCTGGAGCTCGACCCCGAGATCCGCCGCGAGAACAGCGACGAGGTCCCGGAGGGGATGATCATCTCGCAGAACCCGGCCGCCGGATCGCAGCTGTCGAAGGGCTCGCAGGTTTCGGTGGTTGTGTCCGAGGGTCGCGAGAAGGTGCAGATCCCTTCGCTGGTGGGCATGAACGCCAACCAGGCCGCGGCGACGCTGAACTCGCTGGGGCTCAATTCGACGGTCACTCCCGTGGATTCGCGCCGGCCGACCGACGAGGTCCTCGCCGTCGCCGGTGAGAACACCGAAGTGGAGACGGGTACCACGGTGGAGCTCCGCGTCTCCAACGGCATGCTCGTGGAGATGCCTGATCTGACCCGCATGACCCCGGCAGAGGCGGAGCGCGTGCTGCGCGGCACGGGGTGGAACGGCAAGTTCGTCACCGGGCCCGCGGTGCCCACCGGAGCGCTGGTGGACCAGGGACTTGTCGCCGGCCAGAGCGTTCCACCGGATCAAGACATACGCAAGGACCAGGAAATCGGATACAACATCTGGCGCTTCGATGTCGCCGAGCTCAACCCGCTGAGGTAGGTTGCGCCGGTGGTAGAGTTCCGGGCAAGCAGAACACAACGAAGGAAGTAGGCACCATGCCCAAGGCGAAAATTACCAAGGACAACCTCCCGGTACAGTCCGCGTCGACCGCTACCTCCCGCACGCCTGTCAAGATCAACACGGGCGGCACGCCCATGTGGTATAAGGTGATCATGTTTGGCCTGCTCATCCTGGGCCTTGCTTGGCTTATCGCCTTCTATGTCGCGGGTGATCAAGTCCCGTTCCTCGCTCAGCTCGGCCCGTGGAACTACCTGATCGGATTCTCCGCCATCATCGCCGGGCTCCTGATGACCATGGGATGGCGCTAAAGAGACAAAAGTATAATTTTGCACAGCTAAACACCCCCGTTTCATGACCTCGTCAACGAAACGGGGGTGTTGCGCATTTCCAGCAACCTGGGAAAAAGATGAACGACGGGTGTACCCTTTCGTTCCCCCCTCGCTCAACGCGGCGCTGCCGGCGTATTTCTACCTGACGAAATCACTGCTCCGCCCCGCTTGAGAAAGGCCCCGAAGACCATGAAGTTCACACGCGTTTCGCGCTCTGTGGCAGCGCTGTCTGCTGTTGCCACGCTGACCGTCGGCGCTGCCCCGGCTTTCGCGCAAACCCTGGAAGAATCCGCGCCGGAGACCCCCGCCACCAACGACGCCCTGCCGATCGTTCACACCTACCGTGGCTCCGACCACATCAAGGCGAACATCCTCAACCCGCGCCCGGTGTGCAACTCCACCGAGGACTACCGCACCATCGTGTACAAGGTCACCGACAACTTCCTGCCGGTGGGCACCATCTCCACGACAAACCTGTCGAACAATACCGTGCCGCTGACCCAGGACCTGTCGCGCACCCAGTCGATCACCGCGTCCGTCAATGGCTCCAAGACTGAAACGCTCAACCTCGGCGGCCAGGCGTCGCGCGAGGGCCTGCAGGGCACCATCGGCTACGCGATGGCCAAGACCCTCGGCTTCTCCGTCTCCGGCACCCTGTCCTGGAACGTCGGCCAGAAGATCGGCCCCTACGAGGTTCCCGCCGGCCACACCGGCGAGGCTACCTACGGCTTCCGCACCGTGACCATGACCGGCACCCAGCAGCGCTGCCGCCCCAACGGCACCTGGGCAACCCCGACCGCCTGGATCGCCAACATGCCGGTGAAGAACGAGGTGCGCGTGAGGAACTACGCCACCCCGGCCGACTCCTGGGCGCCGAACAAGGGCGCACAGATCACCGAGACCAAGGACAATCCGAACCCGGCCTACGCGAGCGACCTGGAGAAGGTTACCGAGGGCGAGCCGCTTAACGACGTCGCCCCCGTCGCCGACGACGTCAAGGCAGACATCACCGACGGTGCCGCAGCCACAAACTTCGACGCCGTTTCCGACGAGACCGTCAAGGTCATCGCCCCCGAGTACGATTTGCAGCCGTACTTCACCACCTCGAACCTTAAGGCCCCCGGCTTCGTCGGCTCCGTGGCCCTGCGCGTGAAGAACGTCGGCACCAAGCGTTACTGGGCTGAGTTCCCGGTGGTCACCTTCCGCGTTGAGGTCAAGCGCGAGGTTGGTCCGGAGGGCGTCGATAGGCTGATGACCTCCTTCGGTGCCAACGGCTCCCACGTCCGCGACCTGGGTTACAACTTCGACACCAACGCCCGCGTCTTCGAGGTGACCCTGTCCAACCCGGTCAACGTCGGCGACGACATGCTGCTCGTCGCCTTCAGCTTCGGCGACGGCAAGACCCGCGAGGGCCGCTTGATCAACTACATGACCGTCACCCAGACCGGACGTATCTCCGGTGACTCGTCTACCGGAAACGACCAGAACGTCGACTCCCGCCAGGTGACCCGGAGCGACGGCGGCCGCAAGAACCCGGGTCTCTTCTAAGACTCCCTCCATCTAGCCCCATCCGGTTCTCCACCGGGGTGGGGTTAGTTTTATCCACAGGCTGTGCATAGCTGTGTGGATTATCCGCTTGTCCACACTTGTGGATAACTCTGTGCACTATTTCCACACTCGATTTTGTGCCTACTGCAGGTGCGTTGAACTGGTCCTTAGAGTTTTTCTTCGGCGCGGCGTTCTAGAAATTACATCTCTGTAGTTATCTACAGTGTGCACAACTCTGGGGATAACTAGTGCCTGGGGATAGGCGGTGAAAAGGTCAGTGGCCACGCCAACAGGACACCCGCCGCAAGGCCACCCAAGTGCCCCCACACGCTCACACCGGGCGCGATAAAGGTGAACGCGACGTTGAGCACCAGTAAGGCGATGGGGGCGCGCAGGTCGGAGGAG
Above is a window of Corynebacterium sanguinis DNA encoding:
- a CDS encoding penicillin-binding transpeptidase domain-containing protein; translated protein: MNKSIRLGAVLSLLLTVVLLINLTVVQTLREDKYAQNPLNSRNFIEMKQVDRGPINAGGQIVADSTQDTNGFYQRVYPNMPYSFGPVLGYVSDQFGVGGLEAEYNSVLNGEGSASGSRFLRTGLERDRAGDAVELTINPQLQALAYENLSNRGYEGAVVAIRPSTGEVLAMASSPSYDPNLLVNPDTAQQTWDSLSNDPQNPLLNHASQDQLPPGSIFKIVTTAAGLRNGYTPDSQLTGEARIPLPGTDAFVPNYGGQACGGSTVTTLRTAFALSCNTAFVQMGIDIGADALRDAAARFGIGEDYDPGLPTASGSLGDLPGAAELGQSAIGQRDVTMTALQAAVMAASVANEGKRMAPYVVDRVVTPDLNVVSETQPRQVGEALTPEESQTITELMYASERSTSGYDGNGYASKTGTAEHAEDAAPHVWYVAFDPQNDVAVAVVVKNGGQLGASATGGQVAAPIGRAVLGAAAANGEGN
- a CDS encoding serine/threonine-protein kinase; its protein translation is MNTDNREDLQRLIGDDYTLQWIIGHGGMSTVWLADDNVADREVAIKVLRPEFSNNEEFLTRFRNEAHAAEGIDSPNVVATFDYREVDSPAGYTMCFIAMEYIRGESLADLIAREHRLDEALALDVLEQAAHGLAAIHLMGLVHRDIKPGNLMITQNGQVKITDFGIAKAAAAVPLTRTGMVVGTAQYVSPEQAQGHAVSAASDVYSLGVVGYEMLAGRRPFTGDSSVSVALAHVSAEPPALSTAVSAPARELIGIALRKDPGMRFSDGNAMQLAVAQVRDGRRPTQPVGVASTKVAMEPSPTESTQMLASVAQPTTVRPAAARVAPVAPVAAPPAPVREKKKGGFGLGLLIALLLMLLGGGVVWAFASGAFGGSSPTTTPEPQPTPTVITQTQVVTPTVTTTTSRPQTRPQQPPSSAPGTVSFVEPPSSLAPPPNTPAPAPSPVVPTEAPQPTEAPNDPANPIDDFVNQLGGGA
- the pknB gene encoding Stk1 family PASTA domain-containing Ser/Thr kinase, which gives rise to MLIGNRYQLGSTIGTGGMSDVYAATDTVLGRDVALKMLKTDMARDESFRERFRREAQNSARLNHPNIVSVYDTGDVDIDGLAVPYIVMERVHGRNLRDIVREDGPLSPQQAAELLIPVTRALQASHDAGIIHRDVKPANIMVTNTGAVKVMDFGIARALDDATSAMTQTSAVIGTAQYLSPEQARGKPADGRSDVYALGCVMYEAVTGRPPFEGETPFAVAYQHVQEEPEAPSTLIDALDNADVFADAMTDTEAVNVDSVILTAMAKHPADRYQSAAEMGADLERLGRGAVTTAARSYLATYDEDPTVVVEPATPVAPVAVAAPAANRYTQHRRANEKQPNNWMKWVAALLGLVLLASAGVLAYNYFTPADTDESTTTPTMLTVPDVTGKVREEAVAELERLGFQVAVNDVPSPDRPRGEVLGTNPVAGSQLQPGTMVTVAVSSGREITDVPDVTGIRPQEAAEVLAGADLELDPEIRRENSDEVPEGMIISQNPAAGSQLSKGSQVSVVVSEGREKVQIPSLVGMNANQAAATLNSLGLNSTVTPVDSRRPTDEVLAVAGENTEVETGTTVELRVSNGMLVEMPDLTRMTPAEAERVLRGTGWNGKFVTGPAVPTGALVDQGLVAGQSVPPDQDIRKDQEIGYNIWRFDVAELNPLR
- the crgA gene encoding cell division protein CrgA, whose product is MPKAKITKDNLPVQSASTATSRTPVKINTGGTPMWYKVIMFGLLILGLAWLIAFYVAGDQVPFLAQLGPWNYLIGFSAIIAGLLMTMGWR